The following are encoded together in the Leuconostoc mesenteroides subsp. mesenteroides ATCC 8293 genome:
- the fusA gene encoding elongation factor G codes for MAKREYPLERTRNIGIMAHIDAGKTTTTERILYYTGKIHKIGETHDGASQMDFMEQEKERGITIQSAATTAVWHGFFDQFAKTPYRVNIIDTPGHVDFTIEVERALRVLDGAVAVLDGAAGVEPQTETVWRQATTYDVPRIVFVNKMDKLGADFQMSVDSIHERLQVNAEAIQWPIGAEDDFEAVIDLITQEAYYPEDDLGEKWAPREIPEELKELAEEKRNTLIEAVADVDDDLMEKYLEGEDISIEELKAAIRRATLALQFYPVLAGSAYKDKGVQMMLDAVVDYLPGPLDVKPYIANDPKTDEEIDLIADDSKPFAALAFKIMTDPFVGRLTFMRVYTGTLKSGSYVQNTSSDTRERVGRLLQMHATSRTEIEEVFSGDIAAAIGLKNTTTGDSLTDVSHQLILESMEFPEPVIELAIEPKTKADQDKLSNAIQKLAEEDPSFRATTNQETGQTLIAGMGELQLDIMVDRMRREFNVEATVGAPQVAYREAFTKTVQARGFFKRQSGGKGQYGDVYIEFAPNEEGAGFEFEDAIVGGVVPREYIPSVEAGLKDALNAGPLAGFPLVDLKAKLYDGSYHDVDSSEAAFKIAASLALKEAAKTAGAVILEPIMAVDIVAPEDNLGDVMGHVSARRGMIEGQESRGPVLAVKAKVPLSEMFGYATTLRSATQGRGTFQMVFDHYEAVPKNIQEEIIKTNGQED; via the coding sequence ATGGCAAAACGTGAATACCCACTAGAACGTACACGTAATATCGGAATCATGGCCCACATTGATGCGGGTAAGACAACGACTACTGAACGTATCTTGTACTATACAGGTAAAATTCACAAAATTGGTGAAACACATGATGGTGCTTCACAAATGGATTTCATGGAACAAGAAAAGGAACGTGGAATCACTATCCAATCAGCTGCTACAACAGCTGTATGGCATGGTTTCTTTGACCAATTCGCTAAAACACCTTACCGTGTCAACATCATTGATACACCAGGGCACGTTGATTTCACAATTGAAGTTGAACGTGCATTGCGTGTTTTGGATGGTGCCGTAGCGGTTTTGGATGGCGCTGCCGGTGTTGAACCACAAACTGAAACAGTTTGGCGTCAGGCAACAACATATGATGTACCACGTATCGTATTTGTTAACAAAATGGATAAGTTGGGTGCTGACTTCCAAATGTCAGTGGATTCAATTCACGAACGTTTGCAAGTTAATGCAGAAGCTATTCAATGGCCAATTGGTGCTGAAGATGACTTCGAAGCGGTTATTGACTTAATCACACAAGAAGCATACTATCCTGAAGATGATTTGGGCGAAAAGTGGGCACCTCGTGAAATTCCTGAAGAATTGAAGGAATTAGCAGAAGAAAAGCGCAACACATTGATTGAAGCTGTAGCTGATGTTGATGATGATTTGATGGAAAAGTATCTTGAAGGTGAAGATATTTCAATCGAAGAATTAAAAGCTGCAATTCGTCGTGCTACTTTGGCATTGCAATTCTACCCAGTTCTTGCAGGCTCTGCCTACAAGGATAAGGGTGTCCAAATGATGTTGGATGCGGTTGTTGATTATTTGCCAGGACCTTTGGATGTTAAGCCATATATCGCTAACGACCCAAAGACTGATGAAGAAATTGACTTGATTGCTGATGATTCAAAGCCATTTGCTGCTTTGGCATTTAAAATCATGACTGATCCATTCGTTGGTCGTTTGACATTTATGCGTGTGTATACTGGTACTTTGAAGTCTGGTTCATACGTACAAAACACATCTTCTGATACTCGTGAACGTGTTGGTCGTTTGCTACAAATGCATGCTACTTCACGTACTGAAATCGAAGAGGTATTCTCAGGTGATATCGCTGCTGCGATTGGCTTGAAGAATACAACAACTGGTGATTCATTGACAGATGTTAGTCATCAATTGATTCTTGAATCAATGGAATTCCCAGAACCTGTTATTGAATTGGCTATTGAGCCAAAGACAAAGGCTGACCAAGACAAGTTGTCAAATGCTATTCAAAAGTTAGCTGAAGAAGATCCATCATTCCGTGCAACAACAAACCAAGAAACTGGTCAAACTTTGATCGCTGGAATGGGTGAATTGCAATTGGATATCATGGTTGATCGTATGCGCCGTGAGTTTAACGTTGAAGCAACCGTTGGTGCGCCTCAAGTTGCTTATCGTGAAGCGTTTACCAAGACAGTTCAAGCTCGTGGATTCTTCAAACGTCAATCTGGTGGTAAGGGTCAATATGGTGATGTTTATATTGAATTCGCACCAAACGAAGAAGGCGCTGGCTTTGAATTCGAAGATGCTATTGTTGGTGGTGTTGTGCCACGTGAATACATCCCTTCAGTTGAAGCTGGTTTGAAGGATGCATTAAATGCTGGTCCTTTGGCTGGATTCCCATTAGTTGACTTGAAGGCTAAGTTGTATGATGGTTCATATCACGATGTCGATTCTAGTGAAGCTGCCTTTAAGATTGCTGCATCATTGGCTTTGAAGGAAGCTGCAAAGACGGCTGGTGCGGTTATTCTTGAACCTATCATGGCTGTTGATATTGTTGCACCTGAAGACAACCTTGGTGATGTTATGGGACACGTCTCAGCTCGCCGTGGTATGATCGAAGGTCAAGAATCACGTGGACCCGTATTGGCTGTTAAGGCTAAGGTTCCTTTGTCAGAAATGTTTGGTTATGCAACTACTTTGCGTTCAGCTACGCAAGGTCGTGGTACATTCCAGATGGTATTTGACCACTATGAAGCTGTTCCTAAGAACATTCAAGAAGAAATCATCAAGACAAACGGTCAAGAAGATTAA
- the prfB gene encoding peptide chain release factor 2, which yields MEIIDAKHAVSDMQENIERFRGTLDMEALTEEIADYENRMTEPDFWNDNEKAQKVIEENNVLKNRRDSFLNLTNQVEELELLIEMAVEDPEDEDTLGELEAGVAKAQKDIDAYNLEQLLTEPYDANNAILEIHPGSGGTESTDWGANLYRMYTRWAQQHDFQVETLDYHAGDEAGIDSATIKVTGHNAYGFLRSEKGVHRFVRISPFDSAGRRHTSFVSVDVMPELDDSIEVEVRDDDVKMDVFRSGGAGGQNVNKVSTGVRLTHEPTGIVVSSTVERTQYGNRDYAMRLLKSKLYQLELEKKEAERAALTGEKMENGWGSQIRSYVLHPYQMVKDHRTNYETNQPQAVLDGDLDPFINAYLQWQLSLKNPN from the coding sequence ATGGAAATTATCGATGCAAAGCATGCCGTCAGTGATATGCAGGAGAATATCGAACGTTTTCGCGGAACGCTCGATATGGAAGCACTTACGGAAGAAATTGCTGATTATGAAAATCGTATGACGGAACCTGATTTTTGGAACGACAATGAAAAAGCGCAAAAGGTTATTGAAGAAAATAATGTTTTAAAAAATCGTCGTGATTCATTTTTGAATTTAACAAATCAAGTTGAAGAATTAGAACTATTAATAGAAATGGCTGTGGAAGATCCTGAGGATGAGGACACGCTAGGTGAACTTGAAGCAGGGGTTGCGAAGGCGCAAAAAGATATTGATGCTTATAATTTAGAGCAACTATTAACTGAGCCGTATGATGCAAATAATGCCATTTTAGAAATTCATCCAGGTTCTGGTGGTACTGAGTCGACAGACTGGGGTGCTAACCTATATCGTATGTACACGCGTTGGGCACAGCAACATGATTTTCAAGTTGAAACCTTAGATTATCATGCAGGAGATGAAGCGGGTATTGATAGTGCAACGATTAAAGTAACTGGACATAATGCCTATGGCTTTTTACGAAGCGAAAAAGGTGTGCACCGTTTCGTAAGAATTTCTCCTTTTGATAGCGCTGGTCGACGTCATACGAGTTTCGTATCAGTTGATGTAATGCCTGAGCTAGACGATTCAATTGAGGTTGAGGTACGTGATGATGATGTTAAAATGGATGTGTTCCGTTCTGGTGGCGCCGGTGGACAAAACGTCAACAAAGTTTCAACAGGTGTTCGTCTAACGCATGAACCGACAGGAATTGTTGTTTCATCAACTGTAGAGCGTACTCAGTATGGTAACCGTGATTATGCCATGCGTCTGTTGAAAAGTAAGCTATACCAGTTGGAATTAGAGAAAAAAGAAGCTGAGCGTGCGGCGTTGACAGGCGAAAAAATGGAAAATGGTTGGGGATCACAGATTCGCTCTTACGTTTTGCACCCCTATCAAATGGTTAAGGATCATCGAACAAATTATGAAACTAACCAACCACAAGCAGTACTGGATGGTGATTTAGATCCTTTCATCAATGCGTACTTGCAGTGGCAGTTATCACTTAAAAATCCTAATTAA
- a CDS encoding prepilin peptidase, with translation MENIFVFLFNSIIVSTIICAAARLSNSVSLKIQRSFCFYCDHNLAWFDIIPVISACVLRNKCRYCHAHFGHYYAIFELSYILIGTLLWATPVTWITGVLLLFLSLEDCSKQSIHANILFPWIGYLLILHHDAAHLCLTVLILILSIILVKHRHTLGSGDIPVLLSLVLSNTPVIFSCTLLISCCLALLYLLYSQQKRLPFVPFLSGGWVITNLYILFLL, from the coding sequence ATGGAAAATATATTTGTCTTTTTGTTTAATAGTATTATCGTCTCAACTATTATATGTGCTGCGGCTCGGTTGTCCAACAGTGTCTCTTTGAAAATACAACGCTCTTTTTGTTTTTATTGCGATCATAATTTAGCTTGGTTTGATATTATACCAGTTATTTCGGCATGTGTTCTACGCAACAAATGTCGCTATTGTCATGCTCATTTTGGTCACTACTATGCTATTTTTGAATTGTCTTACATATTAATTGGCACACTCTTATGGGCTACACCTGTAACTTGGATTACAGGAGTCTTATTATTATTTTTATCGTTAGAAGACTGTTCGAAACAAAGCATACACGCGAATATTTTATTCCCCTGGATAGGCTATCTACTTATACTTCATCATGATGCTGCACATCTGTGTTTAACAGTCCTCATTTTAATTTTATCTATAATTCTCGTAAAACATCGGCACACATTAGGCAGTGGTGATATACCGGTACTACTAAGTTTAGTACTATCAAACACGCCTGTTATTTTTTCTTGTACTTTACTCATCAGTTGTTGCCTGGCTTTACTCTATCTATTATACTCACAACAAAAAAGATTACCCTTTGTACCGTTTTTAAGCGGTGGTTGGGTAATCACTAATCTTTACATATTATTTTTACTTTAA
- the rpsL gene encoding 30S ribosomal protein S12: MPTINQLVRKPRKSKVSKSKSPALNFGYNSMKKKATNNAAPQKRGVATRVGTMTPKKPNSALRKYARVRLSNLYEVTAYIPGIGHNLQEHSVVLIRGGRVKDLPGVRYHIIRGALDTAGVDGRMTSRSKYGTKAPKK, encoded by the coding sequence ATGCCTACAATTAACCAACTGGTTCGTAAGCCACGTAAGTCAAAGGTTTCTAAGTCAAAATCACCTGCTTTGAACTTTGGCTACAACTCAATGAAGAAGAAGGCAACTAATAATGCTGCACCACAAAAGCGTGGTGTTGCTACTCGTGTTGGAACAATGACACCTAAGAAGCCTAACTCAGCTTTGCGTAAGTACGCCCGTGTGCGTCTTTCAAACTTATATGAAGTAACTGCATATATTCCAGGTATTGGACACAACTTGCAAGAACACTCTGTTGTTTTGATTCGTGGTGGCCGTGTTAAGGATTTGCCTGGTGTACGTTACCACATTATCCGTGGGGCTTTGGATACTGCGGGCGTTGATGGTCGTATGACTTCACGTTCAAAGTATGGCACAAAGGCACCAAAGAAGTAA
- the secA gene encoding preprotein translocase subunit SecA produces MANPIRKLVDNSKQQLKKLNKIADQVESYADTMASMSDSELQAKTGEFKSKIADAIDGIEDKDKQNKALAKVLDELLPEAFAVAREGAKRVLGLYPFHVQIMGSIVLHGGNLAEMRTGEGKTLTATMAVYLNALSGRGVHVVTVNDYLSARDAEQMGQLYNWLGLTVGVNVGDAPAEEKRAAYNADITYSTNFNIGFDYLRDNMVRRADERVMQRGLNFALIDEADSILIDTARTPLIISGPGSGVSQLYARADRFVKTLQRDEDFKVDEEAKATLLTPEGIHKGEIFFNLNNLYDADDTALTHHIDQALRANFNYIKDKDYVVQDGEVKLIDQSTGRISEGTRLSDGLHQAIEAKENVEIQEENKSMAQITYQNLFRMYKKLSGMTGTAKTEEEELREIYNMEVISIPTNRPVRRVDKPDLLYTSIRAKYNAVVKLIVELHEKGQPILIGTGSVEDSELLSKILMTKNLPHNVLNAKNNAKEAEIIANAGQRGAITVATNMAGRGTDIKLGPGVAELGGLVVIATERHESRRIDNQLRGRAGRQGDEGFSQFFLSLEDDLMIRFGAERVRLMMQRMNLDEDTVITNRFITRSVESAQKRVEGNNYDTRKNVLQYDDVVREQRELIYHERDVVIDESESLEWVLMPMVERTINRVVDAQTKEKKSSDWNLPQIVAFVGNALAHDDAVTVQQLQGLTRDEIKAKLLELAKLNYKEKQSQLYDPEQMLEFEKVVILRAVDQHWTDHIDSLDRLRQGVGLRGYGQLNPLIEYQSEAFANFQKMIADVEYDTTRTFMKAEIRQNLRS; encoded by the coding sequence ATGGCCAATCCAATACGTAAATTAGTTGATAATTCAAAGCAACAACTAAAGAAATTAAATAAAATTGCCGATCAAGTCGAAAGTTATGCAGACACCATGGCTAGCATGTCAGATAGTGAGTTACAGGCTAAAACTGGAGAATTCAAGTCAAAAATTGCTGATGCAATTGATGGTATTGAGGACAAGGATAAGCAAAATAAGGCTTTGGCAAAAGTTTTAGACGAGCTGTTACCAGAAGCTTTTGCTGTGGCGCGGGAGGGAGCTAAACGAGTTCTTGGTTTGTATCCTTTCCATGTTCAAATCATGGGATCCATCGTATTACACGGTGGAAATTTAGCTGAAATGCGCACAGGTGAAGGTAAAACCTTGACAGCAACAATGGCTGTTTATTTAAATGCGTTATCAGGTCGCGGTGTGCATGTTGTTACAGTGAACGATTATTTATCCGCTCGAGATGCGGAACAAATGGGTCAATTATACAATTGGCTTGGATTGACAGTCGGTGTCAATGTTGGTGATGCGCCAGCAGAAGAAAAGCGTGCTGCTTACAACGCTGATATCACTTATTCTACCAACTTTAACATCGGGTTTGATTACCTACGTGATAACATGGTACGACGCGCAGACGAGCGTGTTATGCAACGAGGATTGAACTTTGCACTTATCGATGAAGCAGATTCAATTTTGATTGATACGGCACGTACACCTTTGATTATTTCTGGACCAGGTTCAGGAGTCTCCCAACTTTATGCTCGCGCTGACCGTTTCGTGAAAACTTTGCAACGTGATGAGGACTTTAAGGTTGATGAAGAAGCCAAGGCGACTTTGTTAACACCTGAAGGAATTCACAAAGGCGAGATATTCTTTAACTTGAATAACTTATATGATGCTGACGATACAGCCTTAACGCATCATATTGACCAAGCCTTGCGGGCTAATTTTAATTACATTAAAGATAAGGATTATGTCGTTCAAGATGGCGAGGTTAAGTTGATTGATCAGTCAACGGGCCGTATTTCTGAAGGAACACGTTTATCAGACGGTTTGCACCAAGCTATTGAAGCTAAAGAAAACGTCGAGATTCAAGAAGAAAATAAATCAATGGCGCAAATTACTTATCAAAATTTGTTCCGTATGTATAAGAAACTTTCAGGTATGACTGGAACCGCTAAAACTGAGGAAGAAGAATTACGTGAAATTTACAATATGGAAGTAATCAGTATTCCTACGAACCGTCCTGTTAGACGTGTGGATAAACCTGATTTGCTTTATACGTCTATTCGTGCCAAGTATAATGCGGTTGTTAAATTGATTGTTGAATTGCATGAAAAGGGACAACCTATCTTAATTGGTACGGGATCTGTCGAAGATTCAGAATTATTATCAAAAATATTGATGACGAAAAATTTGCCTCACAATGTTTTAAATGCCAAAAACAATGCCAAAGAAGCTGAGATTATTGCTAATGCCGGACAGCGTGGTGCAATAACTGTTGCAACCAACATGGCTGGTAGAGGGACTGATATTAAACTTGGTCCTGGTGTTGCGGAACTCGGTGGGTTAGTTGTTATTGCCACAGAACGTCATGAATCACGACGTATTGATAATCAGTTACGTGGTCGTGCAGGACGTCAGGGAGATGAAGGCTTTTCACAATTCTTTCTTTCATTGGAAGATGATTTGATGATTCGTTTTGGTGCTGAACGTGTCCGCTTGATGATGCAGAGAATGAATTTGGATGAAGATACAGTGATTACCAATCGGTTTATTACTCGTTCTGTCGAATCAGCCCAAAAACGTGTTGAAGGAAACAACTATGATACACGTAAAAATGTTTTGCAGTACGATGATGTTGTACGTGAACAACGTGAATTGATTTATCATGAACGTGATGTTGTCATTGATGAATCAGAGTCATTGGAATGGGTTTTGATGCCAATGGTTGAACGTACTATTAACCGTGTCGTGGATGCTCAAACGAAAGAGAAGAAGTCATCCGATTGGAATCTGCCGCAAATTGTTGCTTTTGTTGGCAATGCCCTAGCACATGATGATGCCGTTACAGTGCAACAACTGCAGGGATTGACTCGTGATGAAATCAAAGCAAAATTATTAGAGCTAGCGAAGTTGAATTATAAAGAAAAGCAAAGCCAGCTTTATGATCCAGAACAAATGTTGGAGTTCGAGAAAGTTGTTATTTTGAGAGCAGTTGATCAACACTGGACAGATCATATAGATTCTCTTGATCGGTTGCGTCAAGGTGTTGGTTTACGTGGATATGGACAATTAAATCCACTCATCGAATATCAAAGCGAAGCATTTGCGAACTTTCAAAAAATGATTGCAGATGTTGAATATGACACAACACGCACATTTATGAAAGCTGAAATTCGTCAGAATTTACGTTCTTAA
- a CDS encoding ATP-dependent Clp protease ATP-binding subunit, protein MDNNYTPSAQNVLVLAQEQAKYFKHQAVGTEHLLLALAIEKEGIASKILGQFNVMDDDIREEIEHFTGYGITSRYDKNIYLPYSPKAADILHQANEELRALAQSKVGTEHILLALLQDESILSSRILLALDVNLQDMRRAILRKLGITDVRKQMKQQEKQQASAGTPTLDGLARDLTQMARDNKIDPVIGRPKEVRRVIQILSRRTKNNPVLIGEPGVGKTAIAEGLAQKIVDGEVPENLAKKRLMALDMGSLVAGTKYRGEFEDRLKKIIEEIYNDGEVILFIDELHTLIGAGGAEGAIDASNILKPALARGELQTLGATTFDEYQKYVESDAALERRFASVTVDEPTQDDAIAILKGIRSHFEKHHQVQIDDAAIEAAVKLSARYISDRFLPDKAIDLMDEAGAKVRIDATGKATPISKAKVRFAEVQAEKEAAITSLDFEKAAQLRTEEMKLKQKLAKSEAKDTQNNQKENAERYSLHVTEEDIAEVISQQTGVPVMQMEKNEQQRLVNLESVLGRRVIGQKTAISAVARAIRRARSGLKDPSRPIGTFMFLGPTGVGKTELAKALAEAIFGSEDNLIRIDMSEYQERWSSSRLIGSAPGYVGYDEGGQLTEQVRNHPYSVVLLDEAEKAHQDIFNLMLQVFDDGYLTDSKGRKVDFKNTIIIMTSNLGATRLRDEKSVGFGAVDLKDDHEAVAAKIRETLKETFRPEFINRLDEAIVFESLTKPELHEIVKLMSRSVLQRVAEQGISVKITPAAIDVVASAGFDPEYGARPIRRALQTKVEDALSEELLRGNITTDDAVTIGAKNGEIRISTKPLKKDTTKA, encoded by the coding sequence ATGGATAATAATTATACACCAAGTGCGCAAAATGTATTGGTTTTGGCACAGGAACAAGCAAAGTATTTTAAGCACCAAGCTGTGGGTACAGAACATCTTTTACTCGCCCTAGCAATAGAAAAAGAAGGCATCGCCAGTAAGATATTAGGTCAGTTTAATGTTATGGACGATGATATTCGTGAGGAAATTGAACACTTTACAGGATATGGTATCACTAGTCGGTATGATAAAAACATCTATTTACCTTATTCACCAAAAGCGGCAGATATTTTACATCAAGCGAATGAAGAGTTGCGTGCTTTAGCACAATCAAAAGTTGGAACAGAGCACATTTTGTTAGCTTTATTACAGGATGAAAGCATACTATCTTCACGAATTTTACTAGCATTAGACGTTAATTTACAAGATATGCGTCGTGCAATTCTTCGAAAATTAGGCATTACTGATGTGCGGAAGCAAATGAAGCAACAGGAGAAGCAGCAAGCATCAGCGGGAACGCCTACTTTAGATGGATTGGCACGTGATTTGACTCAAATGGCGCGAGACAACAAAATTGATCCAGTAATCGGTCGCCCAAAGGAGGTTCGTCGTGTTATACAAATACTATCCAGACGAACAAAAAATAATCCTGTATTGATTGGAGAACCTGGTGTTGGAAAAACTGCCATTGCTGAAGGACTGGCACAAAAAATCGTAGACGGTGAAGTACCTGAAAACTTAGCCAAGAAACGGTTGATGGCATTGGACATGGGGTCACTGGTTGCAGGAACAAAATATCGTGGAGAATTTGAAGACCGATTAAAAAAAATCATTGAAGAAATTTATAATGATGGCGAGGTTATTCTATTTATCGATGAGTTGCATACATTGATTGGTGCAGGTGGCGCCGAAGGCGCCATTGATGCATCGAATATTTTAAAGCCAGCATTAGCACGTGGTGAATTGCAAACTTTGGGTGCTACGACATTTGATGAGTATCAAAAATATGTCGAATCCGATGCAGCTTTAGAGCGCCGCTTTGCATCAGTAACAGTTGATGAACCAACTCAAGATGATGCTATTGCTATTTTGAAAGGAATTCGTTCTCATTTTGAGAAACATCATCAAGTTCAGATTGATGATGCAGCTATTGAAGCGGCTGTGAAACTTTCGGCTCGCTATATTTCGGATAGATTTTTGCCCGATAAAGCCATTGATTTGATGGATGAAGCTGGAGCAAAAGTACGTATTGATGCCACTGGGAAAGCAACACCAATATCGAAAGCCAAGGTTCGTTTTGCAGAAGTTCAAGCGGAAAAAGAAGCTGCTATTACGTCATTGGACTTTGAAAAGGCAGCCCAGTTGCGCACTGAAGAGATGAAATTGAAGCAGAAACTGGCAAAGTCAGAAGCTAAAGATACTCAAAATAACCAAAAAGAAAATGCTGAACGATATTCGCTTCATGTTACAGAAGAAGATATTGCTGAGGTTATTTCGCAACAAACCGGTGTGCCTGTTATGCAAATGGAAAAGAACGAGCAACAACGTTTGGTCAATTTGGAGTCAGTTCTGGGGCGCCGTGTTATTGGACAAAAGACAGCTATATCCGCAGTGGCTAGAGCAATTCGTCGTGCTCGTTCTGGATTAAAAGACCCTAGTCGCCCGATTGGTACATTTATGTTTTTGGGACCAACTGGTGTTGGAAAAACAGAACTAGCTAAAGCGTTAGCTGAAGCAATATTTGGCAGCGAAGATAACTTGATTCGAATTGACATGTCAGAGTATCAGGAACGTTGGTCATCTAGTCGTTTGATTGGTTCGGCACCCGGATATGTTGGTTACGACGAAGGTGGCCAATTAACGGAGCAGGTTCGTAATCATCCCTATTCTGTTGTCCTATTGGATGAAGCGGAAAAAGCGCATCAAGACATCTTTAATTTAATGTTACAGGTGTTTGATGATGGTTATTTAACGGATTCAAAAGGACGAAAGGTTGATTTCAAAAACACAATCATCATTATGACTTCCAATCTTGGTGCAACACGATTGCGTGATGAAAAATCAGTTGGGTTTGGTGCAGTTGATTTGAAGGACGATCACGAAGCAGTAGCTGCAAAAATACGTGAAACCTTAAAAGAAACATTCCGACCAGAATTTATTAACCGACTAGATGAAGCTATCGTGTTTGAAAGTTTGACGAAGCCTGAATTGCATGAAATTGTCAAGCTAATGAGTCGTTCAGTTCTACAGCGTGTTGCTGAGCAAGGTATCAGTGTTAAGATAACACCAGCAGCAATTGACGTAGTAGCTTCAGCGGGATTTGATCCCGAATATGGTGCGCGTCCAATTAGACGTGCACTCCAAACTAAAGTTGAAGATGCATTAAGTGAAGAATTACTGCGAGGTAATATCACAACTGATGATGCGGTAACGATTGGTGCCAAAAATGGTGAAATCAGAATTAGCACAAAGCCATTAAAGAAAGATACGACAAAAGCGTAA
- the rpsG gene encoding 30S ribosomal protein S7, which translates to MPRKGYTKRQEILPDPIYNSKLVSRLINKLMLDGKRGTASTILYDAFDRIKEATGNDPLEVFEQAMENIMPVLEVKARRVGGSNYQVPIEVRPDRRSTLGLRWLVNYSRLRNEHTMDERLAKEIMDAANDTGASVKKREDTHKMAEANRAFAHYRW; encoded by the coding sequence ATGCCACGTAAAGGTTATACTAAGCGTCAGGAAATTTTGCCTGACCCAATTTACAACTCAAAGCTCGTTTCACGTTTGATCAACAAGTTGATGCTTGATGGTAAGCGTGGTACAGCTTCAACAATTTTGTACGATGCTTTTGATCGTATCAAGGAAGCAACTGGTAACGATCCATTAGAAGTTTTCGAACAAGCTATGGAAAACATTATGCCAGTATTGGAAGTTAAGGCTCGCCGTGTTGGTGGTTCTAACTACCAAGTGCCAATCGAAGTTCGTCCAGATCGTCGTTCAACTTTGGGACTTCGCTGGTTAGTTAACTACTCACGTTTGCGTAACGAACATACAATGGATGAACGTTTAGCTAAAGAAATCATGGATGCCGCTAATGATACTGGCGCATCTGTAAAGAAGCGTGAAGACACACACAAGATGGCTGAAGCGAACCGTGCATTTGCACACTACCGTTGGTAA